In a single window of the uncultured Pseudodesulfovibrio sp. genome:
- a CDS encoding DeoR family transcriptional regulator, with protein MNTESAVEAGDKSGLHASVRSRRARIVTLVREQGFMAIGTLAETFDVTPQTIRRDINALTGQGLLQRHHGGAGPVLSTENVDYTNRKILCLREKQIIAQLVARNIPSRSSLFINMGTTNEEVAKALTRHDRLRVITNNLNVAKTLSTNEGLEVIVAGGVVRHKDGGIVGESTIEFIRQFKVDYGIIGISGVDLDGTLLDFDYREVTAARSIMDNSRKVFLVTDHSKFGRNAMVRLGNIKEVDAMFTDETPPAELVEVMKQNGVELHVAK; from the coding sequence ATGAACACTGAGTCCGCCGTGGAGGCAGGGGATAAAAGCGGGCTGCACGCCTCGGTACGCAGCCGCCGGGCCAGAATCGTCACCCTTGTCCGCGAACAGGGGTTCATGGCCATAGGCACTTTGGCGGAAACCTTCGACGTCACCCCACAGACCATCCGCCGCGACATCAACGCCCTGACCGGCCAGGGGCTGCTGCAACGCCACCATGGCGGGGCCGGTCCCGTGCTGAGCACCGAGAACGTCGATTACACGAACCGCAAGATCCTCTGTCTGCGCGAAAAGCAGATCATCGCCCAACTGGTGGCCAGGAACATCCCGTCCCGATCCTCCCTGTTCATCAACATGGGCACCACCAACGAGGAAGTGGCCAAGGCCCTGACCCGGCACGACCGCCTGCGGGTCATCACCAACAATCTCAACGTAGCGAAAACATTGAGTACCAACGAGGGGTTGGAGGTCATCGTGGCCGGTGGCGTGGTCCGCCACAAGGACGGCGGCATCGTCGGCGAATCCACCATCGAGTTCATTCGCCAGTTCAAGGTGGACTACGGGATCATCGGCATCAGCGGCGTGGACCTCGACGGCACCCTGCTCGACTTCGACTACCGTGAGGTCACCGCGGCCCGCTCTATCATGGACAACTCGCGCAAGGTTTTTCTGGTCACCGACCACAGCAAGTTCGGACGCAACGCCATGGTCCGGCTGGGCAACATCAAGGAGGTGGACGCCATGTTCACCGACGAAACGCCGCCCGCCGAGTTGGTGGAGGTCATGAAACAGAACGGGGTGGAACTGCACGTGGCGAAATAA
- the glpB gene encoding glycerol-3-phosphate dehydrogenase subunit GlpB yields the protein MSGNTYDVMVIGAGFAGMAASLFAAKAGLSVAQSGVTGGIDFSTGFIDLMGVHPVAEGIRWDDPWAAVEALSRDCPRHPYARMARPDMEAAINDFTDFLASQGLDYTGHNDRNCRALTPVGTVKRTWRVPRTAWKGVLALESAAPTLIVDFFGLKGFSGSQLVEMRKETWPGLRTARVTFPRGSGELYPEHMAWALADPKYREKLAEAVAPHLEDAEYLGFPAVLGLIDPGRVIDHLEELTGRQVFEIPTIPPSIAGPRLRGAFDRGLPALGVRTLSQATVTEAEVDEEGFRFVVGRGGGRTEVRAKAAILATGRFFGKGLVADRHTIREAVFDLPVIQPETREQWHNKEFFNTDGHAANASGLEVDDLFRPLARDGRPAHERLFAAGAILAHQDWMRMKCGAGLAITSAWRAVQGLVQGAD from the coding sequence GTGAGCGGGAACACATATGACGTCATGGTCATCGGCGCGGGATTCGCGGGCATGGCCGCCTCCCTGTTTGCGGCCAAGGCCGGACTCTCCGTTGCCCAATCCGGCGTCACCGGCGGCATTGATTTCAGCACCGGTTTCATCGACCTCATGGGCGTGCACCCGGTGGCCGAGGGAATCCGCTGGGACGACCCGTGGGCGGCGGTCGAGGCCTTGTCCCGGGACTGTCCCAGGCACCCATACGCCCGCATGGCCCGGCCGGACATGGAAGCGGCCATTAATGACTTCACGGATTTCCTGGCCTCCCAGGGCCTCGATTACACCGGCCACAACGACCGCAACTGCCGGGCGCTGACCCCCGTGGGTACGGTCAAGCGCACCTGGCGCGTGCCGCGTACCGCCTGGAAGGGTGTCCTCGCTCTGGAGAGCGCGGCCCCCACGCTTATCGTGGATTTCTTCGGGCTCAAAGGGTTCAGCGGCAGCCAGCTGGTGGAGATGCGCAAGGAGACCTGGCCGGGGCTGCGCACCGCGCGAGTGACCTTCCCCAGGGGCAGCGGCGAACTCTACCCCGAGCACATGGCCTGGGCTCTGGCCGACCCCAAGTACCGGGAAAAGCTGGCCGAGGCCGTGGCCCCGCATCTGGAAGACGCCGAGTATCTGGGCTTTCCGGCCGTGCTCGGCCTGATCGATCCGGGCCGGGTCATCGACCACCTTGAGGAACTGACCGGGCGTCAGGTCTTCGAGATCCCGACCATCCCGCCGTCCATCGCTGGACCGAGGTTGCGCGGGGCCTTTGACCGGGGCTTGCCTGCGCTTGGCGTGCGCACCCTGTCACAGGCCACGGTGACCGAAGCCGAGGTGGATGAAGAGGGCTTTCGCTTCGTGGTGGGCAGGGGCGGCGGCAGAACCGAGGTGCGCGCCAAGGCGGCCATCCTGGCCACGGGCCGTTTCTTCGGAAAGGGACTTGTGGCGGATCGCCACACCATTCGTGAAGCGGTCTTCGATCTGCCCGTGATCCAGCCTGAGACCCGGGAGCAGTGGCACAACAAGGAATTCTTCAATACGGATGGGCACGCGGCCAACGCGTCCGGCCTTGAGGTGGACGACCTGTTCCGGCCCTTGGCCAGGGACGGTCGGCCCGCCCATGAGCGGCTGTTCGCAGCCGGGGCCATCCTGGCCCATCAGGATTGGATGCGCATGAAGTGCGGTGCCGGGCTGGCCATCACCTCGGCCTGGCGGGCCGTGCAGGGGCTGGTGCAGGGAGCTGATTAA
- a CDS encoding carbohydrate ABC transporter permease, whose protein sequence is MKLKKRHLGLIAYLIILFLPIYWMLNMSFRTNADIMRSFSLIPTHPTLINYMKIFTDPSWYSGYINSIIYVTINTVISLTTALPAAYAFSRYQFIGDKHVFFWLLTNRMAPPAVFLLPFFQLYSTFNLIDTHIAVALSHCLFNVPLAVWILEGFMSGVPREIDETAFIDGYSFPRFFIRVFIPLIRAGIGVTAFFCFMFSWVELLLARTLTTTAAKPIAATMTRTVSATGLDWGLLAAAGILTIVPGALVIWFVRNHLAKGFALGRV, encoded by the coding sequence ATGAAACTGAAAAAACGACACCTCGGGCTGATCGCCTACCTGATCATACTGTTTCTGCCCATCTACTGGATGCTGAACATGTCGTTTCGGACCAACGCGGACATCATGCGGTCGTTCTCGCTCATCCCGACCCATCCCACGCTGATCAACTACATGAAGATCTTCACGGATCCGTCCTGGTATTCCGGGTACATCAACTCGATCATCTACGTGACCATCAACACCGTGATCTCGCTGACCACAGCGCTGCCGGCGGCCTACGCCTTCTCGCGCTACCAGTTCATCGGCGACAAGCACGTCTTCTTCTGGCTGCTGACCAACCGCATGGCCCCGCCCGCGGTCTTCCTGCTGCCTTTCTTCCAACTCTACTCTACCTTCAACCTGATCGACACGCACATCGCGGTGGCCCTGTCCCACTGCCTGTTCAACGTGCCCCTGGCCGTCTGGATTCTGGAAGGATTCATGTCCGGCGTGCCCAGGGAGATCGACGAAACAGCCTTCATCGACGGTTACTCCTTCCCGCGCTTCTTCATCCGGGTGTTCATCCCGCTGATCCGAGCGGGCATCGGCGTGACCGCGTTCTTCTGCTTCATGTTCAGCTGGGTCGAGCTGCTGCTGGCCCGCACCCTGACGACCACCGCGGCCAAGCCCATCGCCGCGACCATGACCAGAACCGTCAGCGCAACCGGCCTCGACTGGGGGCTGCTCGCCGCTGCGGGTATCCTGACCATCGTGCCCGGCGCGCTGGTTATCTGGTTCGTCCGCAACCATCTGGCCAAGGGCTTTGCCCTGGGCAGGGTCTAG
- a CDS encoding ABC transporter substrate-binding protein, which yields MKLRRLLITGMLTLAFLSLATAGMADMKAAEKWVDSEFQPSTLSKAEQMKEMEWFIKAAAPYKGMEIKVVSETIPTHEYESKVLAKAFYEITGIKVTHDLIQEGDVIEKLQVQFQSGENVFDGYINDSDLIGTHFRSGKVVNLTDWMTGEGKDVTLPTLDIDDFMGKSFTTGPDGKLYQLPDQQFANLYWFRYDWFKKPELRKAFKDKYGYELGVPVNWSAYEDIAEFFTNDVREIDGVAIYGHMDYGKKAPDLGWRFTDAWLSMAGAGDKGLPNGKPVDEWGIRVEDCRPVGSSVSRGGATNGPAAKYALRKYMDWLRKYAPPGALGMDFYQSLPYLAKGNVAQQIFWYTAFTASMVEKGTPVVNADGTPKWRMAPSPHGPYWEKGQKLGYQDCGSWTLLKSTPVDRRKAAWLFAQFCVSKSVSLKKAHVGLTPIRDSDIHDESFTKRAPMLGGLVEFYRSPARVSWTPTGTNVPDYPKLAQLWWQNIGEAVAGEVTVDTAMDNLAAEQDKIMMRLERAKVLSICGPKLNEPKDESYWLNQPGAPKAKLANEKPQGETVDYDELIKAWKQGKATM from the coding sequence ATGAAGTTGCGGCGTTTATTGATTACGGGAATGCTGACCCTGGCATTCCTCAGCCTCGCCACCGCCGGCATGGCGGACATGAAGGCAGCGGAGAAATGGGTGGACAGCGAGTTCCAGCCTTCGACGCTGAGCAAGGCTGAGCAGATGAAGGAAATGGAGTGGTTCATTAAGGCGGCCGCTCCCTACAAAGGAATGGAAATCAAGGTCGTTTCCGAGACCATCCCCACCCACGAGTACGAATCCAAGGTACTCGCCAAGGCATTTTACGAGATCACCGGCATCAAGGTCACCCACGACCTGATCCAGGAAGGTGACGTCATCGAGAAACTCCAGGTCCAGTTCCAGTCCGGCGAGAACGTTTTCGACGGCTACATCAACGACTCGGACCTCATCGGGACCCACTTCCGCTCCGGCAAGGTCGTCAACCTGACCGACTGGATGACGGGCGAAGGCAAGGACGTGACCCTGCCCACCCTGGACATCGACGACTTCATGGGCAAGTCCTTCACCACCGGCCCCGACGGCAAGCTTTACCAGCTGCCCGACCAGCAGTTCGCCAACCTCTACTGGTTCCGTTACGACTGGTTCAAGAAGCCCGAGCTTCGCAAGGCCTTCAAGGACAAGTACGGCTACGAACTGGGCGTGCCGGTCAACTGGTCCGCTTACGAAGACATCGCCGAATTCTTCACCAACGACGTGCGTGAAATCGACGGCGTGGCCATCTACGGTCACATGGACTACGGCAAGAAGGCTCCGGACCTCGGCTGGCGTTTCACCGACGCATGGCTGTCCATGGCCGGTGCCGGCGACAAGGGTCTGCCCAACGGCAAGCCCGTGGACGAATGGGGCATCCGTGTGGAAGACTGCCGTCCGGTGGGTTCCTCCGTGTCCCGCGGCGGCGCCACCAACGGCCCGGCCGCCAAGTACGCCCTGCGCAAGTACATGGACTGGCTGCGCAAGTACGCCCCTCCGGGCGCGCTCGGCATGGACTTCTACCAGTCCCTGCCGTACCTGGCCAAGGGTAACGTGGCCCAGCAGATCTTCTGGTACACCGCCTTCACCGCCTCCATGGTCGAGAAGGGCACCCCTGTGGTCAACGCCGATGGCACCCCCAAGTGGCGCATGGCTCCGTCCCCGCACGGCCCCTACTGGGAAAAGGGCCAGAAGCTCGGCTATCAGGACTGCGGTTCCTGGACCCTCCTGAAGTCCACTCCGGTGGATCGCCGCAAGGCAGCCTGGCTGTTCGCCCAGTTCTGCGTCTCCAAGTCCGTGTCCCTGAAGAAGGCCCACGTCGGGCTGACTCCTATCCGGGATTCCGACATCCACGACGAATCCTTCACCAAGCGCGCCCCCATGCTCGGCGGCCTGGTGGAATTCTACCGCTCCCCGGCCCGCGTGTCCTGGACCCCCACCGGCACCAACGTCCCCGACTACCCCAAGCTGGCTCAGCTCTGGTGGCAGAACATCGGTGAGGCCGTTGCCGGCGAAGTCACCGTGGACACCGCCATGGACAACCTGGCGGCCGAACAGGACAAGATCATGATGCGCCTGGAACGCGCTAAGGTGCTGAGCATCTGCGGTCCCAAGCTCAACGAGCCCAAGGACGAGTCCTACTGGCTCAACCAGCCCGGCGCTCCCAAAGCCAAGTTGGCCAACGAAAAGCCCCAGGGCGAGACCGTCGACTACGACGAGCTGATCAAGGCCTGGAAGCAAGGCAAGGCCACCATGTAA
- a CDS encoding sugar ABC transporter permease, translated as MNKWQDNKAWFLVLPVFVIVAFSAIIPLMTVVNYSVQDIFGPGQRFFVGVEWFRDVLLDERLHDALFKQLAFSFMVLLTEIPLGIVIALMMPKKGWTASACLVILALPLLIPWNVIGTIWIIFTRPDIGLFGAIVNNAGIAFDHTASPVDAWITLMLMEIWHWTPLVALLAYAGLRAIPEAYYQAAKIDGASSWAVFRYIQLPKMRGVLTIALLLRFMDSFLIYAEPFVLTGGGPGNTTTFLSIYLVKIAVGQFDLGPAAAFSLIYFLIILLFCWLFYQALQAVGTGDKA; from the coding sequence ATGAACAAATGGCAAGACAACAAGGCATGGTTCCTGGTTCTTCCTGTCTTCGTGATCGTGGCCTTCTCGGCCATCATCCCGCTGATGACCGTGGTCAACTACTCGGTCCAGGACATCTTCGGACCGGGACAGCGTTTCTTCGTGGGCGTGGAATGGTTCCGGGACGTTCTTCTGGACGAACGCCTGCATGACGCCCTGTTCAAGCAGCTGGCCTTTTCCTTCATGGTCCTGCTGACCGAAATTCCGCTGGGCATCGTCATCGCCCTGATGATGCCCAAGAAGGGCTGGACCGCCTCGGCCTGTCTGGTCATCCTGGCCCTGCCCCTGCTCATCCCCTGGAACGTCATCGGGACCATCTGGATCATCTTCACCCGGCCCGACATCGGCCTCTTCGGAGCCATCGTCAACAACGCGGGCATCGCCTTCGACCACACGGCCTCGCCGGTGGACGCCTGGATCACCCTGATGCTCATGGAGATATGGCACTGGACACCGCTGGTGGCCCTGCTGGCCTACGCCGGTCTTCGGGCCATTCCCGAGGCCTATTATCAGGCGGCCAAAATCGACGGCGCGTCGAGCTGGGCGGTCTTCCGCTACATCCAGCTGCCCAAGATGCGCGGGGTGCTGACCATCGCCCTGCTGCTGCGCTTCATGGACAGCTTCCTGATCTACGCCGAACCGTTCGTCCTGACAGGCGGCGGGCCGGGCAACACGACCACGTTCCTGTCCATCTATCTGGTCAAGATCGCCGTGGGCCAGTTCGACCTCGGTCCGGCCGCGGCCTTTTCGCTCATCTACTTCCTCATCATCCTGCTGTTCTGCTGGCTGTTCTATCAGGCCCTGCAGGCGGTCGGCACGGGAGACAAGGCATGA
- a CDS encoding DUF2160 domain-containing protein codes for MNLEWMAWTPVTAGFFLTIAAILVGMAIWEIVSPCVARRGFLPLTTTRGDRLFIGLLGSAYIHLSWIGLTTSPVWIATAISVCFLVIIMRWG; via the coding sequence ATGAATCTCGAATGGATGGCATGGACACCGGTCACGGCCGGGTTCTTCCTGACCATTGCGGCCATTCTCGTCGGTATGGCCATCTGGGAGATCGTCTCCCCCTGTGTGGCCCGGCGGGGTTTTCTGCCGCTGACCACCACGCGCGGCGACCGCCTGTTCATCGGGTTGTTGGGCAGCGCATACATTCACCTGTCCTGGATCGGACTGACAACTTCACCTGTTTGGATCGCTACGGCTATATCCGTTTGTTTCCTGGTCATTATCATGCGGTGGGGATAG
- a CDS encoding FAD-dependent oxidoreductase, with protein sequence MKTMETRVLILGGGATGTGLARDLALRGVDCLLAERRDINAGASGGNHGLLHSGARYVASDAAAAIECREESELLKRLAPQCIEDTGGLFVAVEGDDENYIANFESMCAASTVPTHSLDLDEARHLEPTLSDRLIAAYATEDASVDPFMLSLDNLAQAVDKGAHYLRNAKLVEFERDNGRIARSLFLDQSTGERFAVEAEIVVNATGAWAGMVAALAGAHIDILYSSGSLLVTQDRLTTRVVNRLRKAADSDILVPGGTVSVLGTTSVTIDSPDLCRPTVAEADAIIDDARAMIPVLETTRYIRAYAGVRPLVLVAGAGDARSVSRNFSLIDHAKDSVENFVTITGGKLTTYRLMAERTGDLICAKLGMNAPCLTRTEPLPASTRGEWTEPGLGPKRWIGERDKDDIILCECEMVSRKAVNQIIDGMDGQHGSSLLNSIGLRSRVGKGPCQGGFCGLRVTGHLYDEGYVSGLRGVHEMHAFTRRRWRGLRPVLWGLPLVQADLQEALYCGALDLELEADARDDGGDL encoded by the coding sequence ATGAAGACCATGGAAACCCGGGTACTCATACTCGGCGGCGGGGCGACCGGAACCGGTCTGGCTCGCGATCTGGCCCTGCGGGGCGTGGACTGTCTGCTGGCCGAGCGCCGGGACATCAACGCCGGAGCCTCGGGCGGCAACCACGGGTTGCTGCACAGCGGGGCGCGCTATGTGGCCTCGGACGCGGCAGCGGCCATCGAGTGCCGCGAGGAGAGCGAACTGCTCAAGCGGCTGGCTCCGCAATGCATCGAGGACACGGGCGGGCTGTTCGTGGCCGTCGAGGGCGACGACGAAAATTATATAGCGAATTTCGAGTCCATGTGCGCGGCCAGCACCGTCCCGACACATTCTCTGGACCTGGACGAGGCCCGGCACCTGGAACCCACGCTGTCCGACAGGCTGATAGCGGCCTACGCCACTGAAGACGCGTCCGTGGACCCGTTCATGCTCTCCCTGGACAATCTGGCCCAGGCCGTGGATAAGGGGGCGCACTATCTGCGCAACGCCAAGCTGGTCGAGTTTGAGCGAGACAACGGGCGTATCGCCCGCTCCCTCTTTCTGGACCAGTCCACCGGCGAGCGGTTCGCGGTCGAGGCCGAGATCGTGGTCAACGCCACGGGAGCCTGGGCCGGAATGGTCGCCGCGCTGGCCGGAGCGCACATAGACATCCTCTATTCCTCGGGGAGCCTGCTGGTCACCCAGGACCGCCTGACCACACGCGTGGTCAACCGGCTGCGCAAGGCAGCGGACTCCGACATTCTGGTGCCCGGCGGCACGGTCTCCGTGCTCGGGACCACCTCGGTGACCATCGATTCGCCCGACCTGTGCCGCCCCACCGTGGCCGAGGCCGACGCCATCATCGACGATGCCCGGGCCATGATCCCGGTGCTGGAAACCACCCGCTACATCCGGGCCTACGCGGGCGTACGCCCCCTGGTCCTGGTGGCCGGGGCAGGCGACGCGCGCAGCGTGAGCCGTAATTTCTCGCTCATCGACCACGCCAAGGACAGCGTGGAGAATTTCGTGACCATCACCGGCGGCAAACTGACCACCTATCGGCTCATGGCCGAGCGGACCGGAGACCTGATTTGCGCCAAGCTCGGTATGAACGCACCCTGTCTCACCCGCACCGAACCGCTGCCCGCCTCGACCCGGGGCGAGTGGACCGAGCCGGGGCTGGGACCCAAGCGGTGGATAGGCGAGCGCGACAAGGACGACATCATTTTGTGCGAATGTGAAATGGTTTCGCGCAAGGCGGTCAACCAGATCATCGACGGCATGGACGGCCAGCACGGCTCCTCGCTGCTGAACAGCATCGGGCTGCGCAGCCGCGTGGGCAAGGGGCCTTGCCAGGGCGGGTTCTGCGGCCTGCGCGTCACCGGCCACCTCTACGACGAAGGCTATGTTTCCGGCCTGCGCGGCGTGCATGAGATGCACGCCTTCACCCGCAGGCGTTGGCGCGGTCTGCGGCCGGTCCTCTGGGGGCTGCCCCTGGTTCAGGCCGACCTGCAGGAGGCCCTGTATTGCGGCGCTCTGGATCTGGAATTGGAAGCGGACGCGCGCGACGACGGAGGTGACCTGTGA
- a CDS encoding ABC transporter ATP-binding protein, giving the protein MARIELNEIKHSYLPDPSGEQDFALKRIHTVWEDGGAYALLGPSGCGKTTMLNIISGLLKPSHGSILYDGTDVSAMQPEQRNIAQVFQFPVLYDTMTVYDNLAFPLRNRGVDKLSIRERVMEIAEALDLTQDLNKRAANLSADAKQKISLGRGLVRSDVAAILFDEPLTVIDPHLKWDLRRKLKEIHTKFNLTMIYVTHDQVEAMTFADKIVVMYEGEIVQMGTPQELFENPEHTFVGYFIGSPGMNFLDCTMDGHIARVGSVNIPLLPSMANMCTGQNLRIGIRPMYVGLHDGPVEHGIEGTVVGVEDQGFCKIVTATFNGSEIKARVNENGAVPDGKCWISLPPEKVKLYCDERLVRQGDSQ; this is encoded by the coding sequence ATGGCACGCATCGAACTAAACGAAATCAAGCACAGCTACCTGCCCGATCCTTCGGGTGAGCAGGACTTCGCGCTCAAGCGCATCCATACGGTCTGGGAGGACGGCGGGGCCTACGCCCTGCTCGGCCCCTCGGGCTGCGGCAAGACCACCATGCTGAACATCATCTCCGGTCTGCTCAAACCGTCCCACGGGTCCATCCTCTACGACGGGACCGACGTGTCGGCCATGCAGCCGGAACAGCGCAACATCGCCCAGGTGTTCCAGTTCCCGGTGCTCTACGACACCATGACCGTGTACGACAATCTGGCCTTCCCCCTGCGCAACCGCGGAGTGGACAAGCTGAGCATCCGTGAACGGGTCATGGAGATCGCCGAAGCCCTGGACCTGACCCAGGACCTGAACAAGCGGGCCGCGAACCTGTCGGCCGACGCCAAGCAGAAGATCTCGTTGGGACGAGGACTGGTGCGCAGCGACGTCGCGGCCATCCTGTTCGACGAACCCCTGACCGTCATCGACCCCCACCTGAAGTGGGACCTGCGACGCAAGCTCAAGGAAATTCACACCAAGTTCAATCTGACCATGATCTACGTGACGCACGACCAGGTGGAGGCCATGACCTTCGCGGACAAGATCGTGGTCATGTACGAAGGCGAGATCGTCCAGATGGGTACGCCCCAGGAGTTGTTCGAGAACCCGGAGCACACCTTTGTCGGCTACTTCATCGGCAGCCCGGGCATGAACTTCCTGGACTGCACCATGGACGGACACATCGCACGCGTCGGCAGCGTGAATATTCCGCTGCTGCCCTCGATGGCGAACATGTGCACCGGCCAGAATCTCAGGATCGGCATCCGTCCCATGTACGTGGGACTGCACGACGGCCCTGTCGAGCACGGCATAGAGGGCACGGTCGTCGGGGTTGAGGACCAGGGCTTCTGCAAGATCGTGACCGCGACCTTCAACGGCAGCGAGATCAAGGCCAGGGTCAACGAAAACGGGGCCGTGCCCGACGGCAAGTGCTGGATTTCGCTCCCGCCTGAAAAAGTCAAACTCTACTGTGACGAGCGGCTGGTCCGACAGGGGGATTCCCAATGA
- a CDS encoding ABC transporter ATP-binding protein, whose product MGLKLNGIGKTVGREIHLKDIDLEFESGSRYVVLGRTLAGKTSLLRIMAGLDRPTTGTVEANGVDVTGVSVRKRSVAMVYQQFINYPSQTIYDNIASPLAIHGLPKEEIHTRVMQAASMLHIDNMLDRLPAELSGGQQQRTAIARALVKDVDLLLLDEPLVNLDYKLREELRDELRKIFRARDSVVVYTTTEPTEALMLGGNVIVMHEGEVLQVGPTAEVFLHPANTRVAEVFSDPPINFINGSLDDGKVNIGHALSLPVPRTMSDLPAGEYTFGIRASQLNLKCEDEECARIQGQIGLAEINGSETFVHFNYGGDSLVVQENGVHSFEVGNQVSVYVRPEAFYVFNATGDLVIAPANQ is encoded by the coding sequence ATGGGGCTTAAACTCAACGGCATCGGCAAAACGGTTGGAAGAGAGATTCACCTCAAAGACATAGATCTCGAATTCGAATCCGGTTCCCGCTACGTGGTGCTCGGCCGCACCCTGGCGGGAAAGACCTCGCTCCTGCGCATCATGGCCGGGCTGGACAGGCCGACCACCGGCACGGTGGAGGCGAACGGCGTGGACGTGACCGGCGTATCGGTGCGCAAGCGCAGCGTCGCCATGGTCTACCAGCAATTCATCAACTACCCTTCCCAGACAATCTACGACAACATCGCCTCGCCGCTGGCCATCCACGGTCTGCCCAAGGAGGAAATCCACACACGCGTCATGCAGGCCGCGTCCATGCTGCACATCGACAACATGCTGGACCGGCTGCCCGCCGAGCTGTCCGGCGGTCAACAGCAGCGCACGGCCATCGCCCGGGCTCTGGTCAAGGACGTGGATCTGCTGCTCCTGGACGAGCCTCTGGTCAACCTCGACTACAAACTGCGCGAGGAACTGCGCGACGAACTGCGCAAGATCTTCCGGGCCCGCGACTCGGTGGTCGTCTACACCACCACCGAGCCCACCGAGGCGCTCATGCTCGGCGGCAACGTCATCGTCATGCACGAGGGCGAAGTCCTGCAGGTGGGGCCAACGGCGGAAGTATTCCTGCACCCGGCCAACACCCGCGTGGCCGAAGTCTTCAGCGACCCGCCCATCAACTTCATCAACGGTTCGCTGGACGACGGCAAGGTCAACATCGGCCACGCCCTGTCCCTGCCCGTACCCCGGACCATGTCCGATCTCCCCGCGGGGGAATACACCTTCGGCATCCGCGCCAGCCAGCTCAACCTGAAATGCGAGGACGAGGAATGTGCCCGCATCCAGGGGCAGATCGGACTGGCCGAAATCAACGGTTCCGAGACTTTTGTCCACTTCAATTACGGCGGCGACTCCCTGGTGGTCCAGGAGAACGGCGTCCATTCCTTCGAAGTGGGCAACCAGGTGTCGGTCTATGTCCGGCCCGAGGCCTTCTACGTCTTCAACGCCACGGGCGATCTCGTTATCGCGCCGGCCAACCAGTGA